CGGCACGCCGGCCGGGCAGCGCCGACTATATCGAACGTGCGCGCGGGTGTGTTGTACCGTGGTTCACATGCGCACCACGATCTTGCCGAAGTGCCTGCCGGCCGCCATGTGCTCGAAGGCGGCGCCTATGTCGGCGCGCTCGAACACGCGATCGATGACCGGTTCGATGTGGTGGGTGGTGATGGCGCGGTTCATGGCCTCGAACATCTCGCGCGGGCCGACGAACACGCCATGCAGGCGCAGGCCCTTCATCAGCACCGGACGCAGATCCATTTCCGAGGCGTTGCCCGCCAGCACGCCGATGATGGTGATGGTGCCGCCCATGCGAGCCGAGTTGATCGACTTGCCGATGGTGCCGGCACCGCCGACCTCGACCACCTGATCGACGCCGGCCTTGTCGGTGAGCGCCAGCACCGCCTTGTCCCAGTCCGGTTCGCTCGCGTAGTTGACGCCGTGATCAGCGCCCAGCGCCTTGGCGCGGGCCAGTTTCTCGTCGCTGCTGGAGGTGATGATGACCTTGGCGCCGGCCGCCTTGGCGAACTGCAGCGCAAACAGCGACACGCCGCCGGTACCCAGCGCCAGCACGGTGTCGCCCGGCTTGACCTGACCCTGCACCACGACCGCGTTCCAGGCCGTGACGCCGGCGCAGGGCAGCGTCGCCGCCTGCTCGAAGGAAAGATGCTCGGGGATCGGCAACAGGCCGTCTTCGTCGAGTGCCACCAGTTCCGCCGCCATGCCATCGCCGGGGCCGCCAAGCGTGGAGCCGCGGGCCGCCGGTGTGGCATCGCCGCCCAGCCATTTCTGCGCAAAGATCGCCACCACCCGGTCGCCGGGCTTGAAGCGGCGCACGCCGGGACCGACCGACACTACCTCGCCGGCACCGTCGGACAGCGGGATCAGCGGCAGCTTCTGGCGCGGGTTGTACTGGCCCTGCACGGTCATCAGGTCGCGGAAATTCAGCGACACGGCCCACACGCGCACCAGCACCTGACCGGGGCCGGGCTGCGGGTCGGGACGCTCGACGACCGCCAGCTTGGCGACGCCGAATTCGGGAATTTCGATCACCTTCATCAGGAAGTCTCCTCGGGGGTACGCGAACTGCCGGTGGGCAGCCGGGTCAGATTTTCGAGCGCGATTATAGGCACGCTGCGCCGGCGAGTCGGCGCCGCTGTGCCATCATTGCGCGGCGCGCCCGGGGCGCATCAACGAGGAAATCGCATGAAATCGAGTTTTGCAAGTCGGCCCGTCCTACTGATGTGTCTGGCACTGCTGGGCCCAGCGATCGCCAGCGCCGGCCAGGCCGAGGATGACCGCCTGCACGCGGCAACCGATGTGCTGCATCAGATCAGCGAAATTCCCGAGAATGCCATTCCGCCCGAACTGCTGGCGAACGCCTACGGCATCGCCGTGATTCCCGGCGTGATCAAGGCCGGTTTCGTGATTGGCGGGCGCTGGGGCAAGGGCGTCATCGCCGTGCGTCAGGACAGCGGCTGGAGCAACCCCAGCTTCATCACCCTGGCCGGGGGCAGCATCGGTTGGCAGATCGGCGCCCAGTCGACCGACATCATCCTGGTGTTCAAGACCCGCCGCGGGGTCGAGAACCTGGCCGCGAGCAAGGTCACCCTGGGCGCGGACGCTGCCGTCGCCGCCGGGCCGGTCGGTCGCCAGGCTTCAGCCGCCACCGATGCGCAGATGAAGGCCGAGATCTACTCGTACTCACGCAGTCGTGGCTTGTTCGCCGGCATCGCGCTGGAAGGCGCTGTCCTGCAGCCGGACGAGGAGGCGAACGCCGCCGCCTACGGGGGCAATGTGTCGTCGTGGGACGTGTTCGACAACCGCGTGTTCAGCACGCCGCCGCTGGCGCAGAAATTTCGGCAGGCCCTCGTTCAGTACGCGCCGCCGCCGACCCGCTGAGTGCATCGGCCGGCAATGCCGCAGGCCGCCGGCCTGTCCAGCGAGCCGCAGTCGCGCACGCTGCGCGCGCGCGGTTGTTGGACGGTCGAGTGTCTGGACGAGGTGATGCGCAGCCTCGAGGCCTGGCAGGAACAGGGCGACTGGCATCTGAATACCGATGCGGTGACGCAACTGGACACCGCGGGCGCCTGGGCCCTGCACCGGCTGGGCGCTGTGGCGCAGGCCCGCGGCGCACAGATCGACTATGGTGCCCTGCCACCCCGGCACGCAGCATTGCTGGAACTGGTGCGCGGCCGCCTGTTGGGTGCGCCACCACCGGCATCGCGGACTGGCGGCCCGCTGGAACAGATCGGCCGAGCGGTGGTGCAAAAGCTCGCCGATGTTCTGAATTTTCTGGATTTCTGGGGCCAGCTGATCCTGGACGGCGCGGCTCGCCTGCGCCGGTTCCGGCTGGATCGACTGGTGCAGGAAATCGACGCCGCCGGCGTGCGCGCGCTGCCGTTGCTGGGGGTGCTGGCGTTCCTGATGGGGGTGGTCATCACCTACCAGGCGGGCGAGCCGCTCAAGACCTTCGGCGCCAACATCCTGGTGGTGAATCTGGTCGGCGTGACCATGTTGCGGGAGATGGGGCCGCTGCTGGCGGCCATCATCGTGGCCGGACGCACCGGCTCTGCCTACACCGCGCAGATCGGCACCATGCGCCTGACCGAGGAGCTCGATGCGCTGCGCAGCATCGGCATCACGCCGATGGAAATGCTGGTGCTGCCCAAGGTGCTGGCGCTGATGCTGTGTCTGCCCCTGCTCACGCTGTACGCGTCGGCGCTGGGCATATTCGGCGGCATGGTGGTGGCCGATGGCCTGTACGGTGTCGGCTATGCCGATTTCCTGCGTCGACTGCCGAACACCTTTGCGCCCAGCACCTTCTGGGTGGGCCTGATCAAGGCGCCGGTGTTCGCCCTGCTGGTGGCCAGCGTCGCCTGCCACCGCGGACTTCGCGTCGGGCGCAGTGCCGAGAGCATCGGGCGCGAAACCACCACCAGCGTGGTGCAGAGCATCTTTCTGGTCATCATTGCGGACGCCGTGTTCTCGGTGGTGTTTCAGGTGATGGGCCTGTGAGCGACGCCCCCGCCATTGAGGCCGTATCCCTGGCCACGCTGGCCGGCGGGCGGGTGCTGCATCGCGACCTGAGCCTGACCGTGCATCGCGGTGAGGTGCTGGCCGTGGTGGGTGGCTCCGGGTCCGGCAAGACGGTGCTGCTGCGAACGCTGAGTCTGCTGCAGCCGCCCGCCGGCGGGCAGCTGACCGTGCTCGGGCAGGATGCGGCGCGTCTGGACGCCGGCGGCTTGCGGGCACTTCGCCGATGCATCGGCATCCTGTTCCAGCAGGGCGCGCTGTTCACCGGCCTGAGCGTGCTCGACAATGTCTGCCTGCCGCTGGCGGAGTACACCGGCTTGTCGCTGGCCGATCGTCGCGAGCTGGGCATGCTGCGCCTGGGTCAGGCGGGCCTGCCGGCGGATGCGGCCGGCAAGTTTCCAGACGAGCTCAGCGGCGGCATGATCAAGCGTGCCGCCCTGGCCCGGGCACTGGCGCTGGATCCGGAGCTGCTGTTCCTGGACGAACCCTCGGCCGGACTCGACCCGGTGACTGCCGCCGGTCTGGACGAACTCCTCGGCGATTTGCGCGACCTGCTGGGACTGACCGTACTGATGGTGACGCACGATCTTGACTCCATCGCCCGTGTCAGCGACCGGGTTGCCTTTCTCGGCCGCGGGGCACTGCTGGCGGTGGCGCCGGTGGCCGAGCTTGCCGCCTCGCAGGAGCCGGAGATTCGCGCCTATTTCGCCGCCTCGCCACGCGATTTCGGAAAGCCGACATGCAGGCCCGCGTAGCGTACGTCGCGGTCGGCGCCTTCGTGCTGCTGCTCGGGGCCGCGCTGATCGGCCTCGGGCTGTGGCTCGGCTCGGGGCGGGAAGCCGGCGAGTTTCGCTTCTACTATGCCTATACCAAAGACTCGGTTGCATCGCTGAGTCCGTCTTCGCGCGTGACGTATCGGGGCGTCGAGGTGGGTCGGGTGGAGGCCGTCGAGCTGGATCCGGCTGATTCCACGCAGGTGCGGCTGACCTTCAAGATCCGTCGCGATGTACCCATCAAGACGGACACCGTGGCGACCCTCGCCGTGCAGGGCCTGACCGGTCTGGGCTCGGTCGAACTCAGCGGCGGCAGTCCGGACGCGCCGCTGCTCGAGCACACCAAGGGCAGCGACTATCCGGTGATTCAAATGCAGCCCTCCCTCATGACACGTCTGGATACCGCGCTCACGCTTGCCATGAGCACGCTGGAACAGGCAAGTCACCGCCTGCTGGTGATCCTCAACGACGACAACGCCCAGGCCATCGGCGCCATTCTGGCCAACACGAAGCACATCACCGGTGCGCTGGCCGGACAGAGTGACCGACTGGACCGCACCCTGGGCGATCTGGAACGGCTGGCCAAGTCGGGTGCCCAGGCTGGTGAAACGCTGGCGCCGCGCATCGAGCAGGTGCTGCGGCAGACCGAACAGCTGCTGGCGACCCTGCGCAGCACCGGCGAGCAGGTTGGCACCACCGCCCGCGACAGTCGCCGTCAGCTCGAATACACCGGCGGTGTGCTGTTGCCCCAGGTCGAACGTGCGGTGGATGAGCTCGGTTCCGCCGCCGGCAGCCTGCGCGAACTGGGTGATCGGCTCAGCGCCAATCCGCAGATGTTGCTGCTTGGCCCGCCGCAGCGCGAGCCCGGCCCGGGGGAACGATGAAGCATCTGATCGCCGCCGCGCTGTTGTCGCTGCTGGCCGCCTGTTCGCTGCCGCTGACGGCGCCCCAGGCGGACATCACGCATACCCTTGCGCTGCCCGCGCAGGCGAGCATCCCGTTGGCCATACCGGTGGGCAGTACCATCCAGGTGGCCACGCCGACCGCGGCGCCCGGTTATGACACCGCGGCCATGGCGTACCGACCGTCTGCGCACGAGCTGCGCTACTTCGCCCGCCAGCGATGGATCGACCGGCCGGCACGCCTGTTCGGGCAGGCGCTGATGGATGGCTTCTCGGCCGGCGGCGCGCGGGTGCTGGCACCGGGCAGCGGCGTGCGTGCCGACTACCGCCTGCTCAGCGAACTGCTGCAACTGGAACAGGACTTCACGCGCCAGCCAAGCCGGATCCTGCTGTCCGTACGACTGCAGCTGGTGGACGTGGGCAAAAGGCGCGTGCTGGGCAGCCGCACGCTGCGGCTGGAGCAAGCCGCCGCCAGCGACGATCCGGCCGGTGGCGTCGCCGCTGCCAATGCGCTTGTGCAGCGCGCGGTGGTCGAAAGCGCCGGCTTTTGCCGGGAACTGCTCGGCAACTGAAGGTTGTCTCACAAACCCTGCAGGTAGCCCGGCCCCAGAAGGCGCATCTGGTTGAGCACCCAGCGCTGGCGCTGGCGCAGATAGTCCGACGGGGCGTCCACCCGCAGCAGGGATGGCGACGGCAGCGCTGCCGCCAGCAGGGCGGCTTCATGGCGGGTCAAGGCCGCCGCGGGTTTGTTGAAGTAGGTTTGCGCGGCGGCTTCTACGCCAAACACGCTGCCGCCGAACTGGGCCACGTTCAGGTACACCTCCAGAATCCGCTGCTTGGGCCACAGCAGTTCCAGCAGGCCGGTGAAGTACAGCTCGATGCCCTTGCGCAGCAAGGTCTGGCTGCGCCACAGGAACAGGTTCTTGGCCGTCTGCTGGGTGATGGTGCTGGCCCCGCGCGGGCGGTTGCGATACTGGTTGTCGCGAATCGCCTGCCGGATGCCGGTCAGGTCCAGGCCATGGTGCTCGCGAAAGCGCTGGTCCTCGGCCGCCACCACGGCCAGCGCCATGACCGGCGCGATGCCTTCGTAATCCACCCATCGGTACGGGTAGGGGTAAAAGCCGTACCCGGCGCGCAGGGCTGCAATGCGGTTTTGCAGGATGAACGAGGTGGACGGCGGCGGCAGCCAGCGCAGCACCAGCACTGCCCCGACAGTCACCGCCAGCAAGATCAGCAGCGCGTAACGCAGTGCCCGCAGCAGTCCGCGCAGCGCGCGCGCTGCGCGGTTCACAGCCAGCGGCGCACCCGTGCGCAGTAGTCTGCGTATTCCTGGCCGAAGCGCCAGCGCAGGTGCTCCTCCTCGCGTGCGACGACCAGCCGCTGCATGACCGGCAGCACCCACAGCAGCATCAGCAGCACCCAGGTGCTGCTGGCGAGCAGGCCGACGCCGACCAGCAGCACGGTCAGGCTGAGGTAGATCGGGTTGCGGCTGAAGCGAAACGGGCCTGTTTCGACCAGATTGCTGGCCGCCCGGTGCGGATTGATGGTGGTCTGGTGGCGCCGCAGCTCGCGCAGGCACAGCCCAAACAGCGCCACGGCCAGCGCGATCAGAACCACGCCGCTCCAGAATCGCAGTGCGCCACCCGGCAGCGGCCACGGCAGGGGACGCTCCAGCCACAGGCCAAGGCCGATGGCGACGGCATACAGAATCGGCGGTGGTAGGGGTACGCGCGGGGTTTCGGCGCTCATTTCGTGTCCTCCGGAATCAGCAGCACCTTGCCGGTGGTGCGGCGCGCGCCAAGGTCGGCGATGGCCTGCGGCGCGTCGCGTAGAGGGCGGCGCTCGGACACCAGCGGCGCGATGGCGCCCTGTCGCCACAGCTCGAACAGGGTGGCCATTTGCACTGCCGCGGCCGGCCGATTGCGGCGGCGCCAGGCGCCCCAGATCACGCCCAGCGCCGACAGATCCTTCAGCAGCAGCCGGTTGGCCGGGATTTCCGGAATCGCTCCGGCGGCAAAGCCCACGATCAGCAGCCGGCCGCCAAAGGCCAGCAGGCGCAGCGCCTGGCCGGTGTAGTCGCCACCGACCGGGTCGAGCACGGCATCCACGCCGCGGCCGTCGGTGGCCGCCTTGACCTGTTCGGCCCAGGTCGGCTCGCGATAGTCGACGGCCTGCTCGGCGCCGTGCTCAAGGCACAACGCACACTTGTCCGGCCCACCGGCGGCGGCCAACACGCGCAGGCCCAGCGCACGCCCCAGTTGCACGGTGGCCAGTCCGACACCACCGGCCGCTGCCAGCACCAGCAGGGTCTCGCCGGCCTGCAGGCGGCCACGCTCCAGCAGGGCATGGTGAGCGGTGCCGTAGACCACGGGCAGCGCAGCGGCATCGACCAGATCGACGGCGTCCGGCACCCGGTACAGGTCGCCGGCATCGACGCAGGCGTACTCGGCGAAGGCGCCATGGCCGACCAGCCCGCACAC
This Immundisolibacter cernigliae DNA region includes the following protein-coding sequences:
- a CDS encoding lipid-binding SYLF domain-containing protein, producing the protein MKSSFASRPVLLMCLALLGPAIASAGQAEDDRLHAATDVLHQISEIPENAIPPELLANAYGIAVIPGVIKAGFVIGGRWGKGVIAVRQDSGWSNPSFITLAGGSIGWQIGAQSTDIILVFKTRRGVENLAASKVTLGADAAVAAGPVGRQASAATDAQMKAEIYSYSRSRGLFAGIALEGAVLQPDEEANAAAYGGNVSSWDVFDNRVFSTPPLAQKFRQALVQYAPPPTR
- a CDS encoding ABC transporter permease; its protein translation is MPQAAGLSSEPQSRTLRARGCWTVECLDEVMRSLEAWQEQGDWHLNTDAVTQLDTAGAWALHRLGAVAQARGAQIDYGALPPRHAALLELVRGRLLGAPPPASRTGGPLEQIGRAVVQKLADVLNFLDFWGQLILDGAARLRRFRLDRLVQEIDAAGVRALPLLGVLAFLMGVVITYQAGEPLKTFGANILVVNLVGVTMLREMGPLLAAIIVAGRTGSAYTAQIGTMRLTEELDALRSIGITPMEMLVLPKVLALMLCLPLLTLYASALGIFGGMVVADGLYGVGYADFLRRLPNTFAPSTFWVGLIKAPVFALLVASVACHRGLRVGRSAESIGRETTTSVVQSIFLVIIADAVFSVVFQVMGL
- a CDS encoding ABC-type transport auxiliary lipoprotein family protein produces the protein MKHLIAAALLSLLAACSLPLTAPQADITHTLALPAQASIPLAIPVGSTIQVATPTAAPGYDTAAMAYRPSAHELRYFARQRWIDRPARLFGQALMDGFSAGGARVLAPGSGVRADYRLLSELLQLEQDFTRQPSRILLSVRLQLVDVGKRRVLGSRTLRLEQAAASDDPAGGVAAANALVQRAVVESAGFCRELLGN
- a CDS encoding NADPH:quinone oxidoreductase family protein, translated to MNAWLVRDWCTPEQMQWTDLPLPEPGPGQVRIKIAAAALNFLDTLMIGGRYQERPPLPFAPGVELSGTVDAVGTDAALTVGDRVCGLVGHGAFAEYACVDAGDLYRVPDAVDLVDAAALPVVYGTAHHALLERGRLQAGETLLVLAAAGGVGLATVQLGRALGLRVLAAAGGPDKCALCLEHGAEQAVDYREPTWAEQVKAATDGRGVDAVLDPVGGDYTGQALRLLAFGGRLLIVGFAAGAIPEIPANRLLLKDLSALGVIWGAWRRRNRPAAAVQMATLFELWRQGAIAPLVSERRPLRDAPQAIADLGARRTTGKVLLIPEDTK
- a CDS encoding MlaD family protein translates to MQARVAYVAVGAFVLLLGAALIGLGLWLGSGREAGEFRFYYAYTKDSVASLSPSSRVTYRGVEVGRVEAVELDPADSTQVRLTFKIRRDVPIKTDTVATLAVQGLTGLGSVELSGGSPDAPLLEHTKGSDYPVIQMQPSLMTRLDTALTLAMSTLEQASHRLLVILNDDNAQAIGAILANTKHITGALAGQSDRLDRTLGDLERLAKSGAQAGETLAPRIEQVLRQTEQLLATLRSTGEQVGTTARDSRRQLEYTGGVLLPQVERAVDELGSAAGSLRELGDRLSANPQMLLLGPPQREPGPGER
- a CDS encoding ABC transporter ATP-binding protein translates to MSDAPAIEAVSLATLAGGRVLHRDLSLTVHRGEVLAVVGGSGSGKTVLLRTLSLLQPPAGGQLTVLGQDAARLDAGGLRALRRCIGILFQQGALFTGLSVLDNVCLPLAEYTGLSLADRRELGMLRLGQAGLPADAAGKFPDELSGGMIKRAALARALALDPELLFLDEPSAGLDPVTAAGLDELLGDLRDLLGLTVLMVTHDLDSIARVSDRVAFLGRGALLAVAPVAELAASQEPEIRAYFAASPRDFGKPTCRPA
- the mtgA gene encoding monofunctional biosynthetic peptidoglycan transglycosylase: MNRAARALRGLLRALRYALLILLAVTVGAVLVLRWLPPPSTSFILQNRIAALRAGYGFYPYPYRWVDYEGIAPVMALAVVAAEDQRFREHHGLDLTGIRQAIRDNQYRNRPRGASTITQQTAKNLFLWRSQTLLRKGIELYFTGLLELLWPKQRILEVYLNVAQFGGSVFGVEAAAQTYFNKPAAALTRHEAALLAAALPSPSLLRVDAPSDYLRQRQRWVLNQMRLLGPGYLQGL
- a CDS encoding methyltransferase family protein: MSAETPRVPLPPPILYAVAIGLGLWLERPLPWPLPGGALRFWSGVVLIALAVALFGLCLRELRRHQTTINPHRAASNLVETGPFRFSRNPIYLSLTVLLVGVGLLASSTWVLLMLLWVLPVMQRLVVAREEEHLRWRFGQEYADYCARVRRWL
- a CDS encoding zinc-dependent alcohol dehydrogenase family protein gives rise to the protein MKVIEIPEFGVAKLAVVERPDPQPGPGQVLVRVWAVSLNFRDLMTVQGQYNPRQKLPLIPLSDGAGEVVSVGPGVRRFKPGDRVVAIFAQKWLGGDATPAARGSTLGGPGDGMAAELVALDEDGLLPIPEHLSFEQAATLPCAGVTAWNAVVVQGQVKPGDTVLALGTGGVSLFALQFAKAAGAKVIITSSSDEKLARAKALGADHGVNYASEPDWDKAVLALTDKAGVDQVVEVGGAGTIGKSINSARMGGTITIIGVLAGNASEMDLRPVLMKGLRLHGVFVGPREMFEAMNRAITTHHIEPVIDRVFERADIGAAFEHMAAGRHFGKIVVRM